In one Takifugu flavidus isolate HTHZ2018 chromosome 9, ASM371156v2, whole genome shotgun sequence genomic region, the following are encoded:
- the il21 gene encoding interleukin-21 isoform X2, whose protein sequence is MGSPPVASCACSFTFTHQRLRGPTHAQLDDTVGSRSGQWKRKSLVTRAGFCCFPTLCEWFSCLLRNTYKKVRCATLRISSQSSEKHLLTSPVADSENMKPLVLCLFAVCCWCVADVSADKVKQQRKLEEVLRELSKVKRRLQNSEKMLSTPSENIGDCCCLSALECFRENFKEIFNLTDIPQKKLYRSLTNPLTEKGLDFCDSKNSTCQDCHSHPEEKAEKFFDRLNSLIQKVHLKSSICHLMSSLMF, encoded by the exons ATGGGAAGTCCTCCTGTAGCTTCCTGCGCATGCAGCTTTACGTTCACACACCAGCGTCTCCGCGGCCCCACGCACGCGCAGCTTGACGACACCGTCGGATCACGTAGTGGCCAGTGGAAAAGAAAGTCATTAGTCACACGCGCCggtttctgctgctttccaaCTCTCTGCGAGTGgttttcctgtctcctcagGAATACCTATAAAAAGGTAAGATGTGCGACACTGCGCATTTCCAGCCAATCTTCTGAAAAGCACCTTTTGACCTCGCCCGTCGCCGACTCTGAGAATATGAAGCCGCTGGTGCTGTGCCTGTTTGcagtgtgctgctggtgtgtggcCGACGTGTCGGCCGACAAAgtgaagcagcagaggaagctggaaGAGGTTCTGAGGGAGCTGAgcaaggtgaagaggaggctgcag AACAGCGAGAAGATGCTCAGCACGCCGTCGGAGAACATCGGG gactgctgctgtctgtccgCGCTGGAGTGCTTCCGAGAAAATTTCAAAGAGATCTTCAACCTGACAGACATACCTCAGAAGAAACTTTACCGGAGCCTCACAAATCCCCTCACT GAAAAGGGTCTGGACTTCTGCGATTCCAAAAAT TCGACCTGCCAAGACTGCCACTCGCATCCAGAAGAGAAGGCCGAGAAATTTTTCGACAGATTGAATTCTCTTATTCAAAAGGTACATTTGAAAAGCAGCATTTGTCACTTGATGTCGAGTCTCATGTTCTAA
- the il21 gene encoding interleukin-21 isoform X3 — MGSPPVASCACSFTFTHQRLRGPTHAQLDDTVGSRSGQWKRKSLVTRAGFCCFPTLCEWFSCLLRNTYKKVRCATLRISSQSSEKHLLTSPVADSENMKPLVLCLFAVCCWCVADVSADKVKQQRKLEEVLRELSKVKRRLQNSEKMLSTPSENIGDCCCLSALECFRENFKEIFNLTDIPQKKLYRSLTNPLTEKGLDFCDSKNSTCQDCHSHPEEKAEKFFDRLNSLIQKAIDRLMVYQQNNS; from the exons ATGGGAAGTCCTCCTGTAGCTTCCTGCGCATGCAGCTTTACGTTCACACACCAGCGTCTCCGCGGCCCCACGCACGCGCAGCTTGACGACACCGTCGGATCACGTAGTGGCCAGTGGAAAAGAAAGTCATTAGTCACACGCGCCggtttctgctgctttccaaCTCTCTGCGAGTGgttttcctgtctcctcagGAATACCTATAAAAAGGTAAGATGTGCGACACTGCGCATTTCCAGCCAATCTTCTGAAAAGCACCTTTTGACCTCGCCCGTCGCCGACTCTGAGAATATGAAGCCGCTGGTGCTGTGCCTGTTTGcagtgtgctgctggtgtgtggcCGACGTGTCGGCCGACAAAgtgaagcagcagaggaagctggaaGAGGTTCTGAGGGAGCTGAgcaaggtgaagaggaggctgcag AACAGCGAGAAGATGCTCAGCACGCCGTCGGAGAACATCGGG gactgctgctgtctgtccgCGCTGGAGTGCTTCCGAGAAAATTTCAAAGAGATCTTCAACCTGACAGACATACCTCAGAAGAAACTTTACCGGAGCCTCACAAATCCCCTCACT GAAAAGGGTCTGGACTTCTGCGATTCCAAAAAT TCGACCTGCCAAGACTGCCACTCGCATCCAGAAGAGAAGGCCGAGAAATTTTTCGACAGATTGAATTCTCTTATTCAAAAG GCCATAGACAGGCTGATGGTGTACCAACAAAACAACTCCTAA
- the cetn4 gene encoding uncharacterized protein cetn4, whose translation MASGYRKAAPSAAQRKKAAKIELTEEQNQEIKEAFDLFDTDGTGTLDVKDLKVAMRALGFEPKKEEIKRMIADIDKEGSGTIDYAGFLNMMTHKMSEKDSKEEILKAFRLFDDDCTGKISFKNLKRVAKELGETLTDEELQEMIDEADRDGDGEVSEQEFLRIMKKTNLY comes from the exons ATG GCTTCTGGTTACCgtaaagcagctccttcagccgCTCAAAGGAAAAAGGCTGCTAAAATCGAACTGACCGAGGAGCAAAACCAAGAAATAAAGGAGGCTTTTGACCTTTTTGACACGGATGGGACCGGAACACTCGATGTGAAGGACCTAAAG GTCGCCATGCGAGCTCTCGGTTTTGAAcccaaaaaggaagaaatcaagCGAATGATTGCAGACATTGATAAGGAAGGCTCCGGAACAATCGACTACGCAGGTTTTCTTAACATGATGACGCATAAAATG AGTGAAAAAGACTCCAAAGAAGAAATACTGAAAGCGTTCCGGCTTTTCGACGACGACTGCACGGGAAAAATCTCCTTCAAGAACCTGAAGAGAGTGGCGAAGGAGCTGGGTGAAACCCTGACGGACGAAGAGCTGCAG GAGATGATCGACGAGGCCGATCGGGACGGAGACGGCGAGGTGAGCGAGCAGGAGTTTTTGAGGATAATGAAGAAGACCAACCTTTACTGA
- the bbs12 gene encoding LOW QUALITY PROTEIN: Bardet-Biedl syndrome 12 protein (The sequence of the model RefSeq protein was modified relative to this genomic sequence to represent the inferred CDS: inserted 1 base in 1 codon; deleted 1 base in 1 codon) yields MQVPQEMLGSRILNHQQHVGLQKLGVLAEVSHSFLGPNKNYKFIQDDTTGESALVGSCFRILENLELTCAVGQLVHETVQAHQRVYHTGSGCLLFLSGAWGRVALECLQRGISVGSTVSALSEGMDICLDICKKSSVSIETLKAKNFENFATTSRSSGETVKASTCTRQQSRRAGLSGLKLSRHFCNNKSERVSAVGPPDVKHVAEGLSHGCVDAMNLVIKASQIQSENYKDNSSSTFDVSKVVTCLLPGLPEDHACVLQGCIQLLSAEQSSVARHLQEQRVKLALINGDLADTYRHLGFNRHAGMRRVGDRSGLSGSSKEEEWLDKVEALLSRLEVNLILVSGRVSENVLLRCCRRRILAVEKVEVSILKGFADATGAVPVTYATQLSRLCVGTGVNITAWKEVVRRDGNPSSAVNISADVNAGLVTVVLTGCVRPSCRPWRTGSGXCAYRLHHVLKDGVLLPGAGVTEMLCVRHLLKNAEGLARQPAERAEEAAAAAAAAADPYRGVVLRLMAEGLTDYVSTLMVRTGRFSKVGARTELSRLLRDYSGGSDMSAAMSPLLSHEDDVRGDCAAVKSDGEPSGAIYDSLSVKQEAWRRALDLVLLVLQADAEVITGIDQNTEGSQETLMLL; encoded by the exons ATGCAGGTGCCTCAGGAAATGCTGGGAAGTAGAATTCtcaaccaccagcagcatgtTGGTCTGCAGAAACTCGGCGTCCTAGCAGAGGTGTCCCACTCCTTCCTGGGCCCCAATAAAAACTACAAGTTCATTCAAGATGACACAACCGGTGAGTCGGCTCTTGTGGGTTCCTGCTTCCGCATCTTGGAGAACCTGGAGTTGACCTGTGCTGTGGGCCAGCTCGTTCATGAGACGGTTCAAGCCCATCAGCGGGTGTATCACACAGGATCCGGAtgcctgctcttcctctcaggaGCCTGGGGCCGTGTCGCTTTGGAGTGCCTTCAGAGGGGAATCTCTGTAGGAAGCACGGTCTCAGCTCTGAGCGAAGGGATGGACATCTGTTTGGATATTTGCAAGAAAAGCAGCGTGTCGATCGAGACTCTCAAGGCGAAGAACTTTGAGAACTTTGCAACAACATCACGCAGTTCAGGAGAAACTGTCAAGGCTTCCACGTGCACgcggcagcagagcagaagagcgGGCCTCAGCGGTCTGAAGCTCAGCAGACATTTTTGTAACAACAAATCTGAAAGGGTCTCCGCAGTCGGGCCTCCCGACGTTAAGCATGTGGCTGAGGGATTGAGTCACGGATGTGTGGATGCGATGAATTTAGTCATCAAAGCCAGTCAGATACAGTCAGAAAATTACAAAGATAACAGCTCCTCCACGTTTGATGTGAGTAAAGTAGTAACCTGCTTGCTGCCTGGTTTACCAGAAGACCATGCATGTGTTTTGCAAGGTTGCATTCAGCTCTTATCTGCTGAACAGTCATCTGTTGCACGCCATCTGCAAGAGCAGCGCGTGAAGCTCGCTTTGATTAATGGAGACCTGGCGGACACCTATCGCCATCTCGGCTTCAACAGGCACGCGGGTATGAGGCGGGTGGGGGACCGGTCGGGTTTGTCCGGCTCaagcaaagaagaagaatggcTGGACAAGGTCGAGGCCCTCCTGTCGAGGCTGGAAGTCAACCTGATACTCGTCAGTGGGCGGGTAAGCGAAAATGTTCTTCTGCGCTGTTGTAGACGTCGGATACTTGCGGTGGAAAAAGTCGAGGTTTCCATTCTGAAGGGTTTTGCAGATGCAACCGGGGCGGTTCCGGTGACTTACGCCACGCAGTTAAGTCGACTGTGCGTCGGCACCGGGGTGAACATCACCGCCTGGAAAGAGGTCGTCCGCCGTGATGGGAATCCTTCCAGCGCCGTGAACATCTCTGCCGACGTCAACGCCGGGCTGGTCACTGTCGTGCTCACGGGCTGCGTGCGC CCAAGCTGCAGGCCCTGGAGGACCGGTTCTG CGTGTGCGTACCGTTTACACCACGTGCTGAAAGACGGTGTCCTCCTTCCTGGTGCCGGAGTGACGGAGATGCTCTGTGTTCGTCACCTTCTTAAGAATGCGGAGGGCCTCGCCAGGCAACCTGCAGAGAGGGCCGaggaagcggcggcggcggcggcggcggcggctgacCCCTACAGGGGAGTAGTGCTGCGCCTCATGGCGGAGGGATTAACAGATTACGTCTCCACGTTAATGGTCCGCACGGGACGGTTTTCCAAAGTGGGAGCCAGGACCGAGCTGAGCCGACTCCTGAGGGACTACAGCGGAGGCTCGGACATGTCTGCAGCGATGTCACCACTGCTGTCACATGAAGACGATGTCCGGGGAGATTGTGCAGCAGTTAAATCTGACGGCGAACCATCGGGAGCGATATACGACAGTTTAAGCGTGAAGCAGGAAGCGTGGAGAAGAGCCCTGgatctggttctgctggtcttACAGGCAGATGCAGAGGTCATCACAGGGATTGACCAGAACACTGAAGGCTCACAGGAGACTCTGATGCTGTTGTAA
- the fgf2 gene encoding fibroblast growth factor 2: MATGGITTLPSTPEDGGSGGFPPGSFKDPKRLYCKNGGFFLRIRSDGVVDGIREKTDPHIKLQLQATSVGEVVIKGVCANRYLAMNRDGRLFGTKRATDECHFLERLESNNYNTYRSRKYPNMFVGLTRTGLYKSGTKTGPGQKAILFLPMSAKY, translated from the exons atggccACGGGAGGGATCACAACACTTCCATCCACACCTGAAGACGGCGGCAGCGGCGGTTTTCCTCCCGGGAGCTTCAAGGATCCCAAAAGGCTGTACTGTAAAAACGGCGGCTTCTTCCTGAGGATCAGGTCCGACGGGGTCGTGGACGGAATCCGGGAGAAGACTGACCCCCACA TAAAGCTTCAGCTCCAGGCGACctctgtgggggaggtggtCATCAAGGGGGTTTGTGCAAATCGTTATCTGGCCATGAACAGAGATGGACGACTGTTTGGAACG AAACGAGCGACGGATGAATGCCACTTCTTAGAGCGGCTCGAGAGCAACAACTACAACACCTACCGCTCCAGGAAGTACCCCAACATGTTTGTGGGACTGACGCGAACTGGCCTCTACAAGTCTGGGACTAAAACTGGACCGGGCCAAAAGGCCATCCTCTTTCTTCCGATGTCGGCCAAATACTAA
- the il21 gene encoding interleukin-21 isoform X1, with the protein MGSPPVASCACSFTFTHQRLRGPTHAQLDDTVGSRSGQWKRKSLVTRAGFCCFPTLCEWFSCLLRNTYKKVRCATLRISSQSSEKHLLTSPVADSENMKPLVLCLFAVCCWCVADVSADKVKQQRKLEEVLRELSKVKRRLQNSEKMLSTPSENIGDCCCLSALECFRENFKEIFNLTDIPQKKLYRSLTNPLTEKGLDFCDSKNVRNMTDICPGALILTCDSFGVNNFSSSLFLLSRPAKTATRIQKRRPRNFSTD; encoded by the exons ATGGGAAGTCCTCCTGTAGCTTCCTGCGCATGCAGCTTTACGTTCACACACCAGCGTCTCCGCGGCCCCACGCACGCGCAGCTTGACGACACCGTCGGATCACGTAGTGGCCAGTGGAAAAGAAAGTCATTAGTCACACGCGCCggtttctgctgctttccaaCTCTCTGCGAGTGgttttcctgtctcctcagGAATACCTATAAAAAGGTAAGATGTGCGACACTGCGCATTTCCAGCCAATCTTCTGAAAAGCACCTTTTGACCTCGCCCGTCGCCGACTCTGAGAATATGAAGCCGCTGGTGCTGTGCCTGTTTGcagtgtgctgctggtgtgtggcCGACGTGTCGGCCGACAAAgtgaagcagcagaggaagctggaaGAGGTTCTGAGGGAGCTGAgcaaggtgaagaggaggctgcag AACAGCGAGAAGATGCTCAGCACGCCGTCGGAGAACATCGGG gactgctgctgtctgtccgCGCTGGAGTGCTTCCGAGAAAATTTCAAAGAGATCTTCAACCTGACAGACATACCTCAGAAGAAACTTTACCGGAGCCTCACAAATCCCCTCACT GAAAAGGGTCTGGACTTCTGCGATTCCAAAAATGTAAGGAACATGACCGATATTTGCCCAGGTGCTCTTATTCTGACCTGTGATTCTTTTGGAGTCAAcaacttttcctcctctttgtttctgctCAGTCGACCTGCCAAGACTGCCACTCGCATCCAGAAGAGAAGGCCGAGAAATTTTTCGACAGATTGA